The Vigna unguiculata cultivar IT97K-499-35 chromosome 1, ASM411807v1, whole genome shotgun sequence nucleotide sequence aaaatatattatattaattaaatacaatatGTATATTATCTAagaatatgtttatttataatttttatgtaaatacTATAATAATGTTAATGTTATACTAATACTCATGCCaccttttcttttaaaaagtgtccactttaaaatttatttcatgaacaagttttgaagtaattattttataattatgagcTTGGCATtgcaaataattaataataattttcaaaattaattattatgtttttataataataaagaaaataattattgtatattagattctattctatttttcatttgatcactttaaaatgcattttataaataatactaacattaaatactacatattttttaactaactttaaataattttccaaggtaataattaaaaatattaattactattataCAAAATAATCATGTTATAAATATGTAATCAAATTGAAGATGTTAAGGATAAAAGTTGAtagattaattattatattcacataattttatttatttactcacTTCATATTATGTTTTACGATCCacgataataataaaagaaaaaagatgttTTGGGTATTCTATTAAATTCAATCTACACATAAAAACAATTAGgtataaattaacataaaatatggTTATGGATATGTttctcattttatatattttactagctaatattttcacattacattacttttgtttttgtttccttgtctaatttttgaaaaaaaaaataataaaaacaatacattgtattatatatatatatatatatatatatatatataaatatatatatatatatatatatatatatatatatatatagagagagagagagagattttgTGGTAACTTTAGATGTATAGTTGTGTATTTATGGTTCAGTCTATATTTGGAAGAGTTTTGAGTTAGTTTATGagacataaagaaaaaaaaaatccataactAGATGTGTGTATGTTGCAAGTGaagtaatgaaaaaaagaaaagaaaagtgaagggTACAAGGCACCCTTCTTTCCTCTGCAGCATAATTGTTATCTACGTGTATGATATGATGCTGCTCTCTCCATTATTAGTTCAACCTATATATCATATGATTTGATGTGTTTCTCTCCAATTATTGTGCCACTAATGCATCATTGCCAACCAACCCACTCCTTCACCATTATCATTCATCAAATCCTTCTTTTCTCTTCTATCGTCGCTAACATTTCATCTCAGATCTCTCATACCAACTTTCCTAACTAAACAAGTTGCTATTGGAACAGTACTAAGATTTTCCTAGGCTTCGATACTTATAATCAGTGCTTAACCAACTGattaaaataatgagtttaCGTAAGTTTAAGTACATAACTTAGAAATGCAAATTATGTTATGATATTAGGTACAAAAAGTGATGATTAGGTTGGGTTTGCATGCACATGAGAGTGGTCCTGAGAAAGACATTTAGTCTAATCAGAACCCATCTATCTTGGTCTCAAATGATGTGTGTAATGTTGGACATAGAGATACCcccaaagaaaaaaaggaaaaaatgtttGTACCACAGCAACGCTAAGGCTACAAACTCGTGGGTTGTTTTGCACGTAGGAACATGAATCCTGTTTCTCCCGCAAAGCTTGACCTGGGTCATTGTGTTGTGCAAGTCCCATCGTTAAGCATGTGACCCCGTTTATTTGACTCTAACAAATATTCCACCCACTCTCTAACCCACTTCGACTCTGATTCTATTATGTTTTCCTAAACTTTTAATCATAAGTGCACGGGCTTGCGGATAACGGGGGAGAGACAACAGGGACGGGATAgtcaaacaaacaacaaaatagGATACAATTTCTAcaattttctttactatttcaTCATTTTCTGGCCCAcctatttattattctttctttCCTCTTCCCAACCAAATGCTTTCGTTCtaacataaattatttcaaataacgGAAACTTTGAATAACAATGATTTCGTAAAATATAACGTACGTACACAACAGGTTACGCCATACTTACTGTGTCTTCCTTCTTtccctttttgttttcttcctacacccccCTAAAATTGATAAACCCTAATTTACTCttcattcaaattataataaaaagtaaaagttattCCCATATCCCTTTCTTTTTAACGAATTATAAATTGTACaatcaaaaattattttcagaTTCGAAAACATGTtccaaaatatgtttaaaaatacattctgaaaaaatatttctggatttaaaaatactttttggaTTGTACAGTTCAAAAtatgttttctaaaaaattataatcagtaatttatattttgaaacatattTATGGATTCAAAAATACTTTCTAGATTGCATATTCtgaaaaaaacttcaaaatatacatttcttgaagttattttcaaatttgaaaaatatgtttgagaatgtacattttgaaatatattaaaaagatcaTTCAAATTGCAGAATTCGGAAAGTATTTCCGGACTACATTTCTTCTTCTGTATTAAGTGTCCACCCcacatttgtatttttatcttcTTCGCTCATTCTTCACCACTATCGCTCATTCTTAACTGCATCTACGCCACCAGAGTGCCAACAATGTTTTGTAGCCACCAAAGGAGGTGCTCTCACCGACACGGCCAAAGACCGAACTCGTTGGAATTGACTCTCACAATCTATTTAGCCGGTGGAAGTACATGCAACACAATAAGTCGATGAAGTCATGGTAGTCTAATTGCGATTCACTGCTCAAATATGAAGCCATCACTGAGGGCTTCGACTTCGTAGTCGTAATCAGTGTATCATACTATTCTTATGCGGATATAATTTAtctgtaaaaaaataaaaataaaaataaaattaagtttatattgtattgagctaaatttaattaaaattaagatttattttatattttattaggttagatttaattaaaattaaattaaatttatatttaatttaatttataatatatattgtatttttgtaattttattttaattttattttaaattttgataaaatataattttttaatatttacggATAATCATCAAtacttctaattttttaaatttgtcggGTATTTTTTAGACAGATGTCCAACAAGTCAAATCTTAAGTAATCCGACCCATTATCTTCCCTGTGGTTAGGAGCAACTCTTTTGGTGGAGCTTTATGATGAAGAGAAACTCGGACAACGTTGGGAGGTGGTAGAGGTTCGAAGTCTTCGGGTTCGCCTCATTACAAGCGGTGGTCCTCACACCAGCTCCCTGCCGGAGGCTGGTGGCAGAGAAGAGACATCGTAAAACTACTATGTCAATGTACTTATGGggtgtacaaaaaaaaattggtggTGATGAAATAAACTGCCTGGATACTTAGAAGTGAgccttaaatatataaataaatactttcGGGCTTAGAATAAAGGCCTATCGTGAACTAAAAGTGCCCAAGGAGCCCAAGGAAAAACAGTGAAATGATATGTGACGTTTGTCGGACGATTATTACTTATGTTTAAGCCCAATGATATCCGATAGGGGTGGACATGGATTCGATTTTTAATGAtctaatccacatccattttagatctaaataattggattaaatttttgacccaaatctatttttttagcaaaagtagtttggattaaaatccatatccaaatatttggatcaagatttaaatccaatccaaatatttggatagaGTTCtaaatccagaatccattttttataaaataaatttaaattgaattttttaaaacttgtatcATTAAGGCCTGGATGCCCTAGATGGGCTTGACAACctggacgggcccaacgacccgaacgggcccgatgaccaggACAACCtaaacgggcccgacaactcgaacgggctcgacgacctggacgggccagacaacccggacgggcccgacaacacGAACAGGCTCGACAACGCGAACAGGCTGGTCAGACCCGTCTGGGTCGTTTGGCCCGTCCAGGTCATCCGCCCCatccgggtcttcgggcccgttcgggtcgttgggctcgtCCAGGTCTTTAGGCTTGCCTGActcgttcgggtctttgggctgCCTGACCTGTTTTCGTCATTGGTCCTGCCTggtccgttcgggtcttcgggtccGCCTGACCCTGTCGGGTCTTCGGGTCCGCCTGACccattcgggtcttcgggcccgccttaCCCGTTCGATTCTTCGAGTCCGCCTGATTCGTTCGGGTCATTAGGCCCGCCTGACCTATTCGGGTCTTAGGGCCTGCCTGATTCGTTCGGTTCTTCGAGCCCGCTtgacccattcgggtcatcgggcccgcttAGCCCGTTCGAGTCTTCGGGCACACCTAGCTCATCAGGTCATTGGGCCCACCTGCTCCGTTCGGATCATCGGGCTCACTTGAATTTTTCAGATCGTTGGGCTTGATTGACTCGTTTGATTTGTCGGGACCGCCTagcccgttcatatctttaggcctaCCCAACCTTTTATGGTTGTCGGGCCTGCCCGATCTgtataggtcgtcgagcaaggccTGTCCATGTCTGAATTTAGCATATtacatctcaacctttagtctaacccaactaaaaatttaaattgaaaatttggattggattttttggattatccatatttaaaaatcttgatttataaaatggatatccaatccataaaatatataaaatgtatattagattgaaatctagatccattaaatggattttaaatggattggatttttaataaaatggattataaatggattggattggagcaaaagtggattggattaataaaattagattttttgcccaaCCCTAATATCCGACCATGAGAAAAGCACGATATGTACGAACTAGATACCTGCCTGTCCTtaggttttgtttttgttacgGACAGATTGAGGTTGTTTTATGGTGTCTTAGATTTTGCAATCTTAATTAGATTCGTGAATAGTTATGATggaacaatattttaatttagatcaCGTATTTATGTTTAACAagtattatatttgatattttataatattttaatgatacttatcaatgaagtatctaatttataaaattgtaatacagtataataaaatatttgagcagtgacaaattttagtgacaaaaataattagtcactaaaaagttactaaattgataactaaaatagttttaaaaaatgatagttgatctctaaattgatatttaaaatataattggttttaaaattggtcactaacattagctatcatgttttgactatcaaaataattggtttctaattagaaaatttgaatttacacattaacaatcatatatttattatgtttgtcaGAATCATTATAcactttttaatattcatattatCACGTATCATAtcgtaattttaaaaataaatgtatcgatATATAGGATATATGTCGTATCTTATCCGATTCGGTATATGTGTATATAAGTAAACACCAGATAAAGCCGTGTTTGGATTTTATGGTTAGTTTATTGTATTAGTAGGAGGGCTGCTTTTGGGCCCATTTTTTATCGGTGGCCCGTGATTGTTCTTGCTGTGTTGCAACTGTTCATGTTGGACCAAAAATCAGATTTGTGAGATGATACAAGACATCTATATTCATATggagaataatatatatatatatatatatatatatatatatatatatatatatataaattctttctAAAGTTATTTGTTCAAACTGATTTAATCCGTCAGTTTTTTACCtattctaaaaatattcaataagaTGCAATTATTATACTCATTACCACCTTGGTTTCCAATTTGATTAGTTAAACTAGCGTGCCAAATCGAGTTTTCAGAACTAGGATTATAACTTAAcatctttaaattaatttaaaaattcgcATAATTTGTGTTTAAGTTTGAAGTTACTTTTTTCCTCTTTCAATTGTTGttgataaagaaaatttcaaccaacattataaaaataactctaattctaaatattttaaatatttgtgatgaaataaactataaaatagTATTGATTTatgttaatcaaataaaatcttCACCAATatcaattaactttttttaacaaagttttgttcttaaaagataTTATAAACTAAGATAATCTAATAAAATCATCGTGATTTCAAATTactaacaattatttaaaaatattatgtatagTTTATTATAAcgtatatttatatgttttagtagttaaaagaattgaaaatataaactaatagTAGGCGAGCATCGGGTAAAACCGAAAATTAGCGTTTGTGGCCGGCGATTGAAAACCCTGTGAAGGTGTTGTAGAGGAAGGCGAAGAAAATCGTATAGATGGGTCTAGCTTTAACCGTCGGAGTCTTCGGTGTTCTGGTTCTATTTCACGCCGCTTATTCAACTATCCACTGTATTCTACTACCGATTCTTACGATTGTTTTACTCTTGATTATGTGTTTGAGCGTTAGGGCTCGTGGATCTGAAATTGGATCTGATTTTTGTTCCAGACAGGGGTCTGTTGAAGATTACAGAGGAGGAGTTTTCAGGGCCTCCATACAACGTAATTTCATTAATGCTGCAACCTAGGGTTTAATTTCATGTAAtgtatctcattttttttttctggaataATGCAGGTGGTGATTGAGCTGTTTGTTGGGCTTATGCTTTGTTTCTGGGCTGCGCTCACTGTGCCCGGGAAGTTTAAATCCATTCACCCTCACTCCGAGGAGAACAGGTAACTAAAATTAATGCTAGGATGGATGTAGCTGTAACCAGATGAATGTGAACTGATGAAACTGATTGTGAAATAACATCTCttatttctatgtttttgtttggattaGACGTAGTGAATCTTCTAGgagaattaaatttttaattattagttttggAAGATTGAACTTTATGTTAGGCACCCTTATGaagaaattttttgtattt carries:
- the LOC114174131 gene encoding membrane magnesium transporter → MGLALTVGVFGVLVLFHAAYSTIHYRGLLKITEEEFSGPPYNVVIELFVGLMLCFWAALTVPGKFKSIHPHSEENRIVSLPANLDFMIFNHRGKVFPVELDAKLRQ